A region from the Bacteroidales bacterium genome encodes:
- a CDS encoding alpha/beta hydrolase encodes MKKLLITLLACSILTPLVAQNQVIPLWEGDPPNYRETGEVTIWDTSDIVRVRNVQKPDIAVFLPSKKNSTGEAVVICPGGGYEILAYDWEGSDIARWLNSRGIAAFVLKYRLPGSKSNIVPHKSPLMDAQRAMRLVRFNAAKWNIDPSRIGVMGFSAGGHLASTLSTHYDGGDAGEELIRYYSNELQVTEDTPPAILIHSDDDTAVPAENSIAYYKALRSNKISSELHIYPYGGHGYSLAIGQGHLATWPDRVIEWIRYLYP; translated from the coding sequence ATGAAAAAACTACTGATCACTTTGCTAGCATGCTCCATCCTCACTCCCCTGGTGGCACAGAACCAGGTAATTCCCCTCTGGGAAGGAGATCCGCCCAACTACCGGGAGACGGGTGAAGTGACCATCTGGGATACCTCCGACATTGTCCGGGTCAGGAATGTGCAGAAACCCGATATTGCCGTGTTCCTGCCTTCCAAAAAGAATTCCACAGGCGAAGCGGTGGTGATCTGCCCGGGAGGGGGTTACGAAATCCTGGCCTACGACTGGGAGGGAAGTGATATTGCACGCTGGCTCAATTCCCGGGGCATAGCCGCATTTGTGCTGAAATACCGGCTGCCCGGTTCCAAAAGCAATATTGTTCCCCATAAGTCCCCCCTGATGGATGCACAGCGTGCCATGAGGCTGGTCCGTTTCAACGCGGCAAAGTGGAACATCGATCCATCCAGGATCGGTGTGATGGGATTTTCTGCCGGGGGACACCTGGCATCCACGCTCTCCACCCATTATGACGGGGGAGATGCCGGTGAAGAACTGATCCGGTACTACTCCAATGAACTGCAGGTAACGGAAGATACCCCGCCGGCCATCCTGATCCATTCAGATGATGATACCGCCGTTCCGGCTGAAAATAGTATCGCCTATTATAAGGCGCTCCGGTCCAATAAGATATCCTCGGAATTGCACATCTATCCTTACGGTGGCCACGGATATTCCCTGGCCATTGGGCAGGGGCATCTGGCCACCTGGCCCGACCGGGTCATCGAATGGATCCGTTACCTGTATCCATAA
- a CDS encoding ADP-ribosylglycohydrolase family protein: MEKETVSAEVDYPAEFTLSKAALRDKIRGGWAGQVIGCTYGGPTEFQYNGTMIQDYVPLSWDESRMEWYYKNAPGLYDDIYMDLTFVEVFEKEGLDAPASSHARAFAYADYMLWHANQAARYNIMNGMEPPASGHWENNPHADDIDFQIEADFAGLMNPGMVNSSSEVCDRVGHIMNYGDGWYGGVYVAAMYSLSFWSDDVEFIVREALKSIPEQSEFYQCINDVIAWYETNPEDWKQTWFEAERKWSSDMGCPDGVFVPFNIDAKINAAYIVIGLLYGEGDFGKTIDISTRCGQDSDCNPASSGGILGTILGYDAIPEYWKQGLDKVEDMDFKYTTVSLNDIYEMGYRQAVEMVKRKGGEELEDGLKIKFEEPVAVKFEKAFEGHYPVQKIRASRGGNTLTAGGETEHSFDFNGKGFVLRGGAGKLPGVEEDRKLEVEVYVDGELHELAILPTGYQGRRHEVTWKYNLEEGDHQVRVVWLNPSRGYRVELGDVIVYGPEPEV; encoded by the coding sequence ATGGAAAAGGAAACTGTTTCTGCCGAGGTGGATTATCCTGCGGAGTTCACTCTGTCAAAGGCTGCTCTCAGGGATAAGATCAGGGGAGGATGGGCCGGTCAGGTCATCGGATGCACTTATGGGGGACCTACTGAATTTCAGTACAACGGGACCATGATCCAGGACTACGTTCCTCTTTCCTGGGATGAGAGCCGGATGGAGTGGTACTATAAAAACGCCCCGGGACTGTACGATGACATCTACATGGATCTGACCTTTGTGGAGGTTTTTGAAAAGGAGGGCCTGGATGCTCCGGCCTCTTCCCACGCACGTGCCTTTGCCTATGCGGACTATATGTTGTGGCATGCCAACCAGGCTGCCCGTTACAATATCATGAACGGAATGGAGCCCCCTGCATCGGGACACTGGGAGAACAATCCCCATGCCGATGATATCGACTTCCAGATCGAAGCCGATTTTGCAGGCTTGATGAATCCCGGAATGGTCAACTCCTCCTCGGAGGTTTGCGACCGGGTGGGTCATATTATGAATTACGGAGATGGCTGGTACGGAGGTGTTTATGTGGCAGCCATGTATTCCCTTTCCTTCTGGTCGGACGATGTGGAATTCATTGTCAGGGAGGCCCTGAAAAGCATTCCTGAGCAAAGTGAGTTCTATCAGTGCATCAATGATGTTATTGCCTGGTATGAAACGAATCCGGAGGACTGGAAACAAACCTGGTTCGAGGCGGAGCGTAAGTGGTCGTCGGATATGGGTTGTCCCGATGGAGTGTTTGTTCCTTTTAATATCGATGCTAAGATCAATGCGGCCTATATCGTGATCGGATTATTATACGGGGAAGGCGATTTTGGGAAGACCATTGATATCAGCACCCGGTGCGGCCAGGATTCGGATTGCAACCCGGCCAGCTCGGGAGGGATACTGGGGACCATCCTGGGCTATGATGCCATTCCGGAGTACTGGAAGCAGGGACTGGACAAGGTCGAGGACATGGATTTCAAATACACCACCGTTTCGCTGAACGACATCTATGAGATGGGTTACCGCCAGGCCGTGGAGATGGTGAAACGCAAGGGGGGAGAGGAGTTGGAAGATGGATTGAAGATCAAGTTTGAAGAGCCGGTAGCCGTCAAATTTGAAAAGGCTTTCGAGGGACACTACCCGGTACAAAAAATCCGTGCATCCCGGGGAGGGAATACCCTGACAGCAGGCGGAGAAACAGAACACAGTTTCGATTTCAACGGAAAGGGATTTGTGTTAAGGGGCGGTGCCGGCAAGCTTCCCGGAGTTGAAGAAGACAGGAAGCTGGAAGTTGAGGTGTACGTGGACGGAGAATTGCACGAGCTGGCAATCCTTCCCACCGGATATCAGGGCAGAAGACATGAAGTGACATGGAAATACAATCTGGAAGAAGGGGACCACCAGGTGAGGGTGGTTTGGCTCAATCCTTCCAGAGGCTACAGGGTTGAGCTGGGCGATGTGATTGTCTACGGGCCCGAACCTGAAGTCTGA
- a CDS encoding glycoside hydrolase family 140 protein has product MKRKMFLLVLAAILVQASVTAQFLKVSDNQRFLVTSEGAPFFWLGDTGWEMLHRLDRQEMDQYMRNRAGKGFTVIQTVIVGEIDGLAFPNMEGHLPFKDFDPARPTEGYFTMVDYAVMKAREYGLVLAMLPTWHSYVLPGSHPLLNEEAVFNSENAYAYGKFLGERYKDAPNIVWVLGGDWPAGPQIGIWDAMAAGLGEGDSGVHLLSYHPRGQQTSSTWLHNREWLDFNMVQTGHQAPSFNVYDWISNDYYLTPPKPVLNGEPSYEEISIWFNPANPRHDAYEVRKQAYWSVFAGAFGHTYGNNNIWQINRGDESSRIWPNRSWDKALESPGAGQLIHLRRLMESRPFLSRIPDQSLLFGDNPSHASDHIRVTRDGSAGESDATYIMAYLPYYKSFKINTKVIPGTRLKVWWYNPQTGHAYLQAYLDNRGEFEFSNWDGMIKEGMGGPDWVVVIDDASAGYEAPGRQIIPGKKRSGP; this is encoded by the coding sequence ATGAAGCGAAAAATGTTCCTGCTTGTACTTGCTGCCATACTCGTTCAGGCAAGTGTTACAGCCCAGTTTTTAAAGGTTTCGGACAACCAGCGATTCCTGGTGACTTCAGAGGGTGCGCCCTTCTTCTGGCTGGGTGATACCGGCTGGGAAATGCTTCACCGGCTCGATCGGCAGGAAATGGACCAATATATGCGAAACCGCGCCGGGAAAGGATTTACAGTAATCCAGACGGTGATCGTCGGAGAGATTGACGGACTGGCATTTCCCAATATGGAGGGCCATCTGCCCTTCAAGGATTTTGATCCGGCGCGACCCACCGAGGGTTATTTTACTATGGTTGACTATGCAGTGATGAAGGCCCGGGAATATGGACTTGTTCTGGCAATGCTGCCTACCTGGCACAGTTATGTATTGCCTGGCTCCCATCCGCTGCTTAATGAAGAGGCTGTGTTTAATTCTGAGAATGCCTATGCTTATGGAAAGTTCCTGGGAGAACGCTATAAGGATGCCCCCAATATCGTATGGGTCCTGGGAGGGGACTGGCCCGCCGGTCCCCAGATCGGGATCTGGGACGCCATGGCCGCGGGCCTTGGCGAGGGAGATTCGGGCGTCCACCTGCTTAGCTATCATCCCCGCGGGCAGCAGACCAGCTCCACCTGGTTACACAACAGGGAATGGCTCGATTTTAATATGGTGCAGACCGGGCATCAGGCACCCTCTTTCAATGTTTACGACTGGATCAGCAACGATTATTACCTGACTCCGCCCAAACCGGTGCTTAATGGAGAACCCTCCTATGAAGAAATTAGCATCTGGTTTAATCCGGCCAATCCCAGGCACGATGCCTATGAGGTCAGGAAACAGGCCTACTGGTCGGTTTTTGCAGGAGCCTTTGGCCACACTTACGGCAACAACAATATCTGGCAGATCAACCGGGGGGATGAGAGCAGCCGGATATGGCCCAACCGGTCCTGGGACAAAGCTCTGGAGAGTCCGGGTGCCGGACAACTGATACACCTTCGGAGATTGATGGAGTCGAGACCATTTCTTTCAAGGATCCCGGATCAGAGCCTATTATTTGGTGATAATCCATCCCATGCCTCCGATCATATCCGGGTCACACGCGATGGCTCAGCTGGTGAAAGTGATGCCACATATATCATGGCTTACCTGCCTTATTACAAAAGTTTTAAGATCAATACTAAGGTGATCCCCGGCACCAGGCTAAAAGTATGGTGGTACAACCCTCAAACGGGCCATGCCTACTTGCAGGCTTATTTGGATAACCGGGGGGAGTTTGAGTTTTCCAACTGGGATGGTATGATCAAAGAAGGCATGGGGGGGCCCGACTGGGTGGTGGTGATCGATGATGCTTCGGCCGGATATGAAGCGCCCGGACGCCAGATTATTCCCGGCAAAAAGAGGAGTGGTCCTTAA
- a CDS encoding BlaI/MecI/CopY family transcriptional regulator, with protein sequence MKLTSREEQIMDYLWEHGTSFVKDIKASFKDPQPHYNTVSTMVRNLEQKKMVDHEDFGTTYRYFALISKEEFVKGNLKRDVKKYFGNSYKSLVSSLVESDDLTLKEIKELIELAKKRKQ encoded by the coding sequence ATGAAACTAACCAGCAGAGAAGAACAAATCATGGATTACCTGTGGGAGCATGGGACCTCTTTTGTAAAGGACATAAAAGCCTCCTTCAAGGATCCACAACCTCATTATAATACGGTTTCAACAATGGTTAGAAATCTTGAACAAAAGAAAATGGTGGACCATGAAGATTTTGGAACGACCTACAGGTATTTTGCGCTTATCTCCAAGGAAGAATTCGTAAAGGGCAACCTGAAACGTGACGTGAAAAAGTACTTTGGAAATTCCTATAAATCCCTGGTGTCTTCTCTGGTGGAGTCTGATGACCTGACTTTAAAAGAAATAAAGGAGTTGATTGAATTAGCCAAAAAAAGGAAACAATGA
- a CDS encoding glycoside hydrolase family 78 protein: MKFRNFLLSSLFLMAAPAVSAQLQVTSPTTDYKTNPIGMDNPAPQLSWIIQSDQNNTMQESYEIHAALDPADLAKKGKQVWNTGTVVSSRSIHIRYQGQALKSYQRVYWQVRVADNHGKKSKWSEPAFFEMGKLKSADWVADWITPAWEEDPKKSEPSPYLRKEFALNKRIKQARLYISSQGLYQVEINGKRVGDQEFTPGWTSYDTRLQYQTYDITSLLVQSRNAVGIVLGDGWFRGNLGWIDGRNNWGEKLAALAEIIIEYADGTSATISTDDSWKASTGPILESDIYNGEVYDAGRELTGWSTVAYDDSQWKGTARMEISKEKLIAPEGPPVKIVNTLEPVSIEKREEGWLVDMGQNMVGWIRIRASGNSGDVLTLRHAEVLDKEGNMYYENLRAAKCTNTYKLKGGTEESFEPHFTFQGFRYVMVSGYPGELTADKIRGMVIHSAMEPSGTFECSEPLLNQLQHNIVWGLKGNFLDVPTDCPQRDERLGWTGDAQVFAPTACFNTNAATFYRKWLKDLAADQKEDGSIPHVVPDILGGAGATGWADAGVIIPWVVYLDYGDLTVLENQYESMKAWIEFMKERAGEDLIWTGDFHFGDWLAFASNRSDYMGAYTLKDLIATAYYSYSSSIVAKTAAILGHEEEARYYSQLSEQIKDAFNREFVTPNGRLVANTQTAYTLALAFDMLDEETAEKSAAYLAGDVEQFGHITTGFLGTPLISMTLTEIGRNDLAYQLLNRQEYPSWLYPVTMGATTIWERWDGQKPDSTFQDPGMNSFNHYAYGAIGKWMYQVVAGIGRDENNPAYKHIIIRPRPGGGLSSARATHQSMYGEIISGWKLDGEQLTMEVVIPANTSATIHIPGETTGITINGSSPEDSGMEIKELEGEVLANTGSGTFTIVTTL; encoded by the coding sequence ATGAAATTCCGCAACTTTCTTTTGAGCAGCCTGTTTTTAATGGCAGCGCCTGCTGTATCGGCACAACTACAGGTCACTTCCCCGACCACCGATTACAAGACCAATCCCATTGGTATGGATAATCCCGCTCCCCAGCTTAGCTGGATCATTCAATCGGACCAGAACAACACCATGCAGGAATCCTATGAAATCCATGCTGCCCTGGATCCGGCGGATCTGGCAAAGAAGGGAAAGCAGGTCTGGAATACGGGAACTGTGGTTTCCTCCCGGAGCATTCATATCCGGTATCAGGGTCAGGCGCTCAAGTCTTACCAGCGTGTATACTGGCAGGTTCGGGTGGCGGACAATCACGGGAAGAAGAGTAAATGGAGCGAACCGGCTTTCTTTGAGATGGGAAAGCTGAAGAGTGCCGACTGGGTGGCCGACTGGATCACTCCGGCCTGGGAAGAGGATCCGAAAAAATCGGAGCCTTCGCCCTACCTGAGGAAGGAGTTTGCCTTGAATAAGCGCATTAAACAGGCCAGGCTATATATCAGTAGCCAGGGGCTTTATCAGGTTGAGATTAACGGGAAAAGAGTAGGGGACCAGGAGTTTACTCCCGGATGGACCAGCTACGATACCCGGCTGCAATACCAGACCTACGATATCACCTCCCTGCTGGTTCAGAGCCGGAATGCCGTGGGGATTGTTCTGGGCGATGGCTGGTTCAGGGGCAACCTGGGATGGATTGACGGAAGAAACAACTGGGGAGAAAAGCTGGCAGCCCTTGCAGAGATTATCATTGAATATGCGGATGGGACCAGTGCTACAATCTCCACCGATGATAGCTGGAAAGCCAGCACCGGTCCGATTCTGGAATCGGATATTTACAATGGAGAGGTCTATGATGCGGGCAGAGAACTGACTGGCTGGAGCACGGTGGCTTATGACGACAGTCAATGGAAAGGAACAGCCAGGATGGAAATTTCAAAGGAGAAACTGATTGCTCCGGAAGGGCCTCCCGTGAAGATTGTAAACACCCTGGAGCCTGTTTCCATTGAAAAGAGGGAGGAAGGCTGGCTGGTTGATATGGGTCAGAACATGGTGGGATGGATCCGGATCAGGGCTTCTGGTAACAGCGGGGATGTGCTTACCCTCCGGCATGCCGAAGTGCTGGATAAGGAGGGAAATATGTATTATGAGAACCTGCGCGCTGCCAAATGCACCAACACCTATAAGCTTAAAGGCGGAACCGAGGAAAGCTTTGAGCCCCACTTCACCTTTCAGGGATTCCGCTATGTAATGGTATCCGGTTATCCGGGCGAGCTGACTGCCGATAAGATCCGGGGCATGGTGATTCACTCTGCCATGGAGCCTTCAGGCACCTTTGAGTGCTCGGAACCCCTGCTAAACCAGCTGCAGCATAATATTGTATGGGGATTGAAAGGAAATTTTCTGGATGTGCCCACCGATTGTCCCCAACGGGATGAACGACTTGGTTGGACCGGCGATGCACAGGTATTTGCACCTACTGCCTGCTTTAATACGAATGCAGCAACATTCTATCGAAAATGGTTGAAGGACCTGGCTGCTGATCAGAAAGAGGATGGATCCATTCCACACGTGGTACCGGATATCCTGGGAGGTGCGGGAGCTACCGGCTGGGCCGATGCAGGGGTTATTATCCCCTGGGTCGTGTATCTGGATTACGGCGACCTGACGGTTCTGGAGAACCAGTATGAGAGCATGAAGGCCTGGATTGAATTTATGAAGGAGCGTGCCGGGGAGGATCTCATCTGGACGGGAGATTTTCATTTTGGCGACTGGCTTGCCTTTGCCTCCAACAGATCCGATTACATGGGGGCCTATACCCTCAAGGACCTGATTGCCACCGCCTATTATTCCTACTCCTCTTCCATAGTGGCGAAAACCGCAGCGATTCTGGGACATGAGGAAGAGGCCCGGTATTACAGCCAGCTTTCCGAACAAATCAAAGACGCATTTAACAGGGAATTTGTTACCCCAAACGGCCGCCTGGTGGCTAATACCCAGACGGCCTACACCCTGGCCCTGGCCTTTGACATGCTGGACGAGGAGACTGCTGAAAAAAGTGCAGCCTATCTGGCCGGGGATGTGGAACAATTCGGACATATAACGACCGGCTTCCTGGGTACCCCCCTGATTTCAATGACACTTACGGAAATTGGCAGGAACGATCTGGCCTATCAGTTGCTGAACCGCCAGGAGTATCCTTCCTGGCTCTATCCGGTAACCATGGGTGCCACCACCATCTGGGAACGCTGGGACGGACAGAAGCCCGATTCCACCTTCCAGGATCCCGGGATGAATTCCTTTAACCATTATGCTTACGGGGCCATCGGGAAATGGATGTACCAGGTAGTTGCAGGAATTGGAAGAGATGAAAACAATCCCGCCTACAAGCATATCATCATCCGGCCTCGTCCGGGTGGAGGGCTCAGTTCGGCAAGGGCCACCCATCAATCCATGTACGGTGAAATTATCTCGGGGTGGAAGCTCGATGGAGAGCAACTGACCATGGAGGTGGTCATTCCTGCCAATACCAGTGCCACCATCCATATACCAGGGGAGACCACAGGGATCACCATCAATGGAAGCAGCCCGGAGGACTCGGGAATGGAAATTAAAGAGCTGGAGGGTGAGGTGCTTGCAAATACCGGATCAGGGACTTTTACCATTGTCACAACGTTGTAA
- a CDS encoding sulfurtransferase gives MKISKVQLLLICLVLIPFSALFSQIQQKDRDFLVSTDWLEENLTDSSLVVLHYGLKTGFDEEHIPGARYASIWDVLVNKENGLRHELPAEENLEKVLRSWGINNNSRIIICYQDGNAIPMASRLFYTLDYAGLGHQTAMLQGGLKAWKEEGKRVSRELSSFSEGKVDIKIKAEVRISKEEVFASLDDGNARLVDARTGERYSGMGEEDHSTRPGHIKGAVNLPFFEVTRQDSSHLFKTREELHRLFEDKKLPGGVALITYCGTGIWASPLYFTARMLGYSVRLYDASYQEWGTDDSLPID, from the coding sequence ATGAAAATTTCAAAAGTACAGTTGCTGCTCATCTGCCTGGTCCTGATCCCTTTTTCTGCTTTGTTCTCACAAATACAGCAAAAAGACCGGGATTTTCTTGTTTCGACAGACTGGCTGGAGGAGAATCTGACCGACAGTTCACTGGTAGTTCTGCATTACGGTCTGAAGACCGGATTTGACGAGGAACATATCCCCGGGGCCAGATATGCTTCCATCTGGGATGTTCTGGTTAATAAGGAGAATGGCCTGCGACATGAACTGCCCGCTGAAGAGAACTTGGAAAAGGTTTTGAGATCATGGGGAATCAATAATAACTCCAGAATTATCATCTGCTATCAGGATGGGAACGCAATACCCATGGCCTCCCGCCTCTTTTACACCCTGGATTACGCCGGCCTGGGCCATCAGACAGCCATGCTGCAGGGAGGCCTGAAGGCCTGGAAGGAAGAAGGAAAAAGGGTGAGCCGGGAGCTAAGTTCCTTCAGTGAGGGAAAGGTCGATATAAAGATCAAGGCTGAAGTCAGGATAAGCAAAGAGGAAGTATTTGCCAGCCTGGACGACGGGAATGCAAGACTGGTGGATGCCAGAACCGGTGAAAGATATTCGGGCATGGGTGAGGAAGATCATTCAACTCGTCCCGGACATATTAAAGGGGCAGTCAACCTTCCTTTTTTTGAAGTCACCCGGCAGGATTCGTCCCATTTGTTTAAAACCAGGGAAGAGCTGCACCGGCTGTTTGAAGATAAAAAGCTTCCCGGCGGGGTCGCCCTTATCACCTACTGCGGAACCGGAATATGGGCCTCTCCCCTCTATTTTACGGCCAGAATGCTGGGTTATTCGGTGCGCCTCTATGACGCCTCCTACCAGGAATGGGGAACTGACGATTCGCTGCCCATCGACTGA
- a CDS encoding M56 family metallopeptidase, which translates to MKNTIYFRSARIFLNSSVILSSILPLLQLGLTDLLSNTNIVNISQDLPVIGIIYNYQTGNVPLETSSFSLDWTVIVTALPLTGSTITFLIYMYKHIKIKSLLRRSTGYLQLENGLDVVMSDEMTIPFIYFKRIVIPSNIDDKDLSQVISHEITHYQKSHYLDNVLFSLFHAIFWFNPFYLLLRNAQQLYHEFQVDDLILSTGVDPVSYKLSLIKYSVGHKLYSLANGLSNTNTKTRLQMINNIHIKKGKWRLYVLLPIMAILFTVICFANIEPKTVDIQSNALTNISQDDTLKLEVEFIDPFQGPEGKDVVWLQEGVIVVLMNRNSDIMIDREELLLADVEEKIISVYSRRIEQIGDYNTGNYPEGTDFGVKIAVSKDIKASIDEYQKMCNAISTALFKLREKYSNKLFDADYGSLTNSENQAIDKLIPFKIYGLKPDKDMHQNPNK; encoded by the coding sequence TTGAAGAACACGATCTACTTCAGATCCGCAAGGATCTTTTTAAACTCTTCTGTAATACTGTCCTCTATTTTACCGCTATTACAACTGGGACTCACTGATTTATTAAGTAACACAAACATTGTAAATATCAGTCAGGATCTTCCAGTTATTGGAATAATTTATAATTATCAAACTGGAAATGTACCCTTGGAAACAAGCTCCTTTTCACTTGACTGGACTGTTATTGTAACCGCATTGCCCTTAACAGGTAGTACCATTACGTTTTTGATATATATGTATAAACATATAAAGATCAAGTCGCTATTAAGAAGATCAACAGGATACTTACAGCTCGAAAATGGTCTTGATGTAGTGATGTCTGATGAAATGACTATACCTTTCATTTATTTCAAAAGAATTGTTATCCCCAGCAACATCGATGACAAAGATCTTTCGCAGGTTATAAGTCATGAAATCACGCATTATCAAAAATCACATTATTTAGACAATGTGTTATTCTCACTGTTTCATGCAATCTTTTGGTTCAATCCATTTTATCTACTGTTAAGAAATGCCCAGCAACTCTATCATGAATTCCAGGTTGATGATCTGATTCTCTCAACCGGAGTTGATCCGGTGTCGTACAAGCTGTCTCTCATTAAATATAGTGTAGGACACAAATTGTATTCGCTTGCTAATGGATTATCAAACACAAACACAAAAACAAGATTACAAATGATTAATAACATTCATATCAAAAAAGGTAAATGGAGATTATACGTCCTGCTTCCAATCATGGCTATTCTCTTCACTGTTATATGCTTCGCCAATATTGAACCTAAAACTGTTGATATTCAATCAAATGCCTTAACAAACATCAGTCAGGACGACACTCTCAAACTCGAAGTTGAGTTTATTGACCCATTTCAGGGACCTGAAGGAAAGGATGTGGTCTGGCTCCAGGAAGGCGTAATAGTAGTACTTATGAATAGAAACTCTGACATCATGATAGATCGTGAAGAATTGCTGTTAGCAGATGTTGAGGAGAAAATCATATCTGTATATAGTCGTAGAATAGAGCAAATTGGTGACTATAATACTGGCAATTATCCGGAAGGCACAGACTTCGGCGTCAAAATTGCAGTTTCTAAAGATATAAAGGCCAGTATTGACGAATATCAGAAAATGTGCAATGCTATCAGTACCGCATTGTTTAAACTCCGTGAAAAGTATTCAAATAAACTATTTGATGCAGATTATGGTTCTCTGACCAATTCCGAAAACCAGGCTATTGATAAACTTATTCCGTTTAAAATCTATGGATTGAAGCCAGATAAAGATATGCATCAAAATCCAAATAAATAA
- a CDS encoding sulfatase: MRQLLYLLLILFAWSCTSESNRPPERPNVLFIAVDDLRPELGCYGREWIHSPHIDRLAAEGTRFDRSYCNIPVCGASRASLMTGLRPARNRFLTYLTRADEEAPGITTLPGHFRKHGYYTISNGKIFHHDDDAMDSWDEIWHPGSNSRSWRDYALPENIERDTSDRFRGPPFERAEVSDTVYKDGKTAEKTIRDLRKLKKQEKPFFLATGFLKPHLPFNAPEKYWKMYDGKVSLPENNHPPANAPAESLHNFGELRAYAGVPPEGPVPDEFARELIHGYYACVSYTDALIGKILEELKQLELDRSTIVILWGDHGWNLREHGLWCKHCNYETSLHTPLIVRVPGTKQVGVSSEIVEYVDIYPTLCELAGLELPGHLQGSSFRELLYDPRANSDGVAVCQWYVGITTIREHWFYTEWVNDSDSSYARMLYDHRVDPEENFNISEAPENAETIKALSQEMRRSRAPEYFK; encoded by the coding sequence GTGAGACAGCTTTTGTACCTGCTTCTGATTCTGTTCGCGTGGAGCTGTACTTCCGAAAGCAACAGGCCGCCGGAAAGACCAAATGTATTGTTCATTGCGGTGGATGATCTTCGACCCGAACTCGGCTGCTATGGCAGGGAATGGATCCATTCTCCCCATATCGACCGCCTGGCTGCGGAAGGGACCAGGTTCGACCGTTCGTACTGCAACATCCCGGTTTGCGGCGCTTCCAGGGCCAGTCTGATGACGGGATTGAGACCGGCGCGGAACCGCTTCCTGACTTATCTGACCCGGGCCGACGAAGAGGCCCCGGGGATCACCACACTGCCCGGTCATTTCAGGAAGCACGGGTACTATACCATCAGCAACGGCAAGATTTTTCACCACGACGATGATGCCATGGACAGCTGGGATGAGATCTGGCACCCCGGATCCAACAGCCGTTCCTGGAGAGACTATGCCCTCCCGGAAAATATCGAGCGGGACACCTCTGACCGGTTCCGGGGTCCGCCCTTTGAACGGGCCGAGGTTTCGGACACGGTTTATAAGGATGGTAAAACTGCTGAAAAGACCATCCGGGATCTTCGGAAACTGAAAAAACAGGAGAAACCTTTCTTTCTGGCCACCGGGTTCCTCAAACCCCATCTCCCCTTTAATGCTCCGGAAAAGTACTGGAAGATGTATGACGGAAAGGTGAGCCTTCCAGAAAATAACCATCCACCCGCCAATGCCCCTGCGGAGTCGCTGCACAACTTCGGAGAGCTCAGGGCTTATGCCGGAGTTCCCCCGGAGGGACCTGTACCGGATGAGTTTGCCAGGGAACTGATCCATGGCTACTATGCCTGCGTCAGCTATACCGACGCCCTGATCGGGAAGATCCTGGAGGAGCTGAAACAGCTGGAGCTGGACAGGAGCACGATTGTGATCCTCTGGGGCGATCATGGCTGGAACCTGAGGGAACACGGATTGTGGTGCAAACATTGCAACTACGAGACCTCGCTTCACACCCCTTTAATCGTCAGGGTTCCGGGGACCAAACAGGTAGGCGTAAGTTCAGAGATCGTGGAGTATGTGGATATCTATCCCACCCTTTGTGAACTGGCCGGACTGGAGCTTCCGGGTCACCTGCAGGGCAGCAGTTTCAGGGAGCTGCTTTACGATCCCCGGGCAAACAGTGATGGGGTAGCTGTTTGCCAGTGGTATGTCGGGATCACGACCATCCGGGAACACTGGTTCTATACCGAGTGGGTGAATGATTCCGACAGCTCATACGCCCGGATGCTTTATGATCACAGGGTCGACCCGGAGGAGAACTTTAATATTTCCGAAGCTCCGGAAAATGCGGAAACCATCAAAGCATTAAGTCAGGAAATGAGGCGCAGCAGGGCTCCGGAGTATTTCAAATAG